Proteins encoded by one window of Conger conger chromosome 1, fConCon1.1, whole genome shotgun sequence:
- the LOC133108176 gene encoding transmembrane protein 276-like has product MDVSPNQWIAALSNITLSLFALHAAFQLFKDHRAPAVGFFLVGSSAALCSLPLSCAAVLCVQGELEWAGAVLSPALVSFGFLWLSQDHSTAHVLLLGSASLLGLHDWLSLETLVVMSRCSALSSLCCSLTVCLFTANVAGALGSVALSLPALVAPVPGAKAFTSLVAPGAAEGVLKCLLKGLMAIGCLSTKKALGRYLLDLQRLG; this is encoded by the exons ATGGATGTCAGCCCAAACCAGTGGATTGCTGCATTATCTAACATCACTCTGTCACTCTTTGCGTTGCATGCAGCTTTTCAACTTTTTAAG GACCACAGGGCTCCAGCAGTGGGCTTCTTCCTCGTGGGCAGCTCTGCAGCTCTttgctctctgcccctctcctgcgcagctgtgctctgtgtccAGGGGGAATTGGAGTGGGCAGGGGCAGTTCTGAGCCCGGCGCTGGTGTCTTTCGGCTTCCTGTGGCTGAGCCAGGACCACTCCACCGCCCACGTGCTGTTGCTGGGCTCTGCGTCTCTTCTGGGGCTCCACGACTGGCTGTCCCTGGAGACCCTGGTGGTGATGTCGCGCTGTTCTGCGCTTTCGTCGCTGTGCTGCTCGCTAACTGTCTGCCTGTTCACAGCCAATGTGGCTGGAGCCTTGGGGAGCGTGGCCCTCAGCCTGCCGGCACTTGTGGCCCCTGTGCCTGGGGCCAAGGCTTTCacctctctggttgctcctGGGGCTGCGGAAGGTGTTCTGAAGTGTCTGCTGAAAGGACTGATGGCGATTGGGTGCCTGTCCACTAAAAAAGCACTGGGCAGGTACCTGCTGGACCTTCAGAGGTTGGGTTGA